The Belonocnema kinseyi isolate 2016_QV_RU_SX_M_011 chromosome 10, B_treatae_v1, whole genome shotgun sequence genome has a window encoding:
- the LOC117182336 gene encoding cytochrome P450 6k1-like has translation MGLLTLSWLTDGTMLLLTIIIAAYFYVTRNFQYWKKRGVFEIPPVPFFGNFAKYCTFQMSPAHLFKKLYDQGENFPYVGIYIFDKPYLLLRDPEIIKRVLVQDFHIFSDKLSHSSKNDNISNKCLFYIDNPYWKYIRPKFSNLFSGAKLKSLVENVQDVLTDFNNHMDLLKLEGSGKKVDIRDLTDKFTLDVIGLAAFGLKLNSLRDPDAQFRKFARMMFGYDNLRRAIELTCVSVAPQLATLFDFRFFEKHSAGFLRKTFEEILDERKAKKIKNNDLIDLLIQLRDNDEISDDSHGFKFEGDNLLAQALIFFAAGSDTSSSAISFTLYELAKNLDIQIKLRNEINAAIEKNNKNLSYKMITNLQYLDMVIAETLRMYTTIPVIDRKATKDYKIEETGLIIEKGTPILIPTFGLHYDPKYYSNPNVYDPENFSDFNKSSRNPNVYLPFGIGPRNCIGMRQGVLQSKLGVALIISRFEVTLLQDTSVELNPKSYFTSMKGRLFLNIRKIDTNKSN, from the exons ATGGGTCTCTTAACATTATCATGGTTAACGGATGGAACAATGTTGCTTTTAACAATAATCATCGCAGCCTATTTTTACGTGACACGAAATTTTCAATACTGGAAGAAACGAGGTGTTTTCGAAATCCCACCAGtgccattttttggaaattttgcaaaatattgtaCGTTCCAAATGTCTCCTGCTCACCTGTTTAAGAAATTGTACGATCAAGGTGAAAATTTTCCGTATGTGGGAATTTATATCTTCGACAAACCGTACCTTCTTCTGCGAGATCCAGAAATTATCAAAAGAGTTCTTGTTCaagattttcatatattttctgaTAAGTTGTCTCACTCGAGTAAAAACGACAATATCAGCAATAAGtgtcttttttatattgataatcCCTATTGGAAATATATCagaccaaaattttcaaatttgttctctggtgcaaaattgaagagtttggttgagaatgtacAAGATGTGCTAACAGATTTCAACAATCACATGGATTTACTAAAATTGGAAG GTTCTGGAAAAAAAGTGGACATAAGAGATCTCACTGATAAATTCACATTAGATGTGATTGGTCTTGCTGcattcggattaaaattaaatagtctGAGAGATCCGGATGCTCAATTTCGGAAATTTGCAAGGATGATGTTTGGATACGATAATTTGAGAAGAGCTATTGAACTTACTTGCGTAAGTGTAGCACCTCAGCTTGCGACGTtatttgattttcgatttttcgaaaaacattCCGCTGGCTTTCTACGAAAAACTTTCGAAGAGATCTTGGATGAAAGAAaggcaaaaaaaatcaaaaataacgaTTTGATAGACTTGCTAATCCAGCTTAGAGATAACGATGAAATTAGCGATGATTCTCATGGGTTTA aatttGAAGGCGATAATTTATTGGCCCAAGCACTGATCTTTTTTGCTGCTGGATCTGACACGTCATCATCAGCAATTTCTTTTACATTATACGAGTTGGCCAAAAATTTAGATAtacaaataaaattgagaaatgaAATTAATGCtgccattgaaaaaaataataaaaacttatcttACAAAATG ATAACAAACCTGCAATATCTGGATATGGTAATTGCAGAAACACTGAGGATGTATACGACCATCCCAGTTATAGATAGAAAAGCaacaaaagattataaaattgaagaaactgGGCTAATTATAGAAAAAGGAACACCAATATTGATACCAACTTTTGGATTGCACTACGATCCAAAATATTATTCTAATCCAAATGTCTACGATCCGGAAAATTTTTCGGACTTCAATAAATCATCCAGAAATCCAAACGTTTACTTGCCTTTCGGAATTGGTCCGCGAAACTGTATCG GAATGCGCCAAGGAGTTTTGCAATCCAAACTCGGTGTCGCTCTAATAATTTCCAGATTCGAAGTGACACTTCTGCAAGATACTTCAGTGGAACTCAATCCAAAATCATATTTTACTTCAATGAAAGGAAGACTTTttttgaatataagaaaaattgatacaaataagtcgaattaa
- the LOC117182337 gene encoding cytochrome P450 6k1-like, giving the protein MGLLTSSWLTDGTILLLTIIIAAYFYVTRNFQYWKKRGVFEIPPVPFFGNFAKYCTFQMSPAHLFKKFYDQGENFPYVGIYIFDKPYLLLRDPEIIKRVLIQDFHIFSDKLSHSSKNDDISNQNLFYINNPYWKYVRPKFSNLFTSAKLKSLVENVQDVIQDFNDHMDLLKLEGSGKKVDVRDLTDKFTIDVIGLGGFGLKLNSLKNPDAEFRNFAKKMFGFYNLKRAVELTCVSLVPQFATIFDFRFFEKNSSQFFSKAFQEILDERKEKKINRNDLVDLLIKLRDNDEISEDSHGFQFEGDNLLAQALVFFSAGFETSSATISFTLYALAKNPDIQTKLRDEINVGIDKNNGKLSYEMITSLQYLDMVIAETLRMYTALPVIDRKATKDYKIEETGLIIEKGTPILIPTFGLHYDPQYYSNPNVYDPENFSDFNKSSRNPNVYLPFGIGPRNCIGMRQGILVSKIGVALLISRFEVTLLKDTSVELDPKSYFTTMKGRLFLNIKKIDTNKSN; this is encoded by the exons ATGGGTCTCTTAACATCATCATGGTTAACGGATGGAACAATATTGCTTTTAACAATAATCATCGCAGCCTATTTTTACGTGACACGAAATTTTCAATACTGGAAGAAGCGAGGTGTTTTCGAAATCCCACCTGtgccattttttggaaattttgcaaaatattgtaCGTTCCAAATGTCTCCTGCTCAcctgtttaagaaattttacgatCAAGGTGAAAATTTTCCGTATGtgggaatttatattttcgataaacCGTACCTTCTTCTGCGCGATCCAGAAATTATCAAACGAGTCCTTATTCaagattttcatatattttctgaTAAGTTGTCTCACTCGAGTAAAAATGATGACATCAGCAACCAgaaccttttttatattaataatccCTATTGGAAATATGTTAggccaaaattttcaaatttgttcactagtgcaaaattgaagagtttGGTAGAGAATGTACAAGACGTGATACAAGATTTCAATGATCACATGGATTTACTAAAATTGGAAG GATCTGGAAAAAAAGTGGACGTAAGAGATCTCACTGATAAATTTACCATAGACGTGATTGGGCTTGGTGGATTTGGAttgaaattaaatagtttgaaaaatccGGATGCTGAATTTCggaattttgcaaaaaagatgtttggattctataatttaaaaagagcCGTTGAACTTACTTGTGTAAGTCTAGTACCTCAGTTTGCGACCATCTtcgattttcgatttttcgaaaaaaattcaagtcaatttTTCAGTAAAGCTTTCCAAGAGATCTTGGAtgaaagaaaggagaaaaaaataaataggaacGATTTGGTTGACTTGTTAATCAAGCTTAGAGATAACGATGAAATCAGTGAGGATTCCCATGGCTTTC aaTTCGAGGGTGATAATTTATTGGCCCAAGCATTGGTCTTCTTCTCCGCTGGATTCGAAACTTCATCAGCAACGATTTCTTTTACTTTGTATGCGTTGGCCAAAAATCCAGATATACAAACGAAATTGAGAGATGAAATTAATGTTGGCATtgacaaaaataatggaaaattatcataCGAAATG ATAACAAGCCTGCAATATCTGGATATGGTAATTGCGGAAACACTGAGAATGTATACCGCTTTACCAGTTATAGATAGAAAAGCaacaaaagattataaaattgaagaaaccGGACTAATTATAGAAAAAGGAACACCAATATTGATACCAACTTTTGGGTTGCACTACGATCCACAATATTATTCTAATCCAAATGTCTACGATCCGGAGAATTTCTCCGATTTTAATAAATCATCTAGAAATCCAAACGTTTACCTACCTTTCGGAATCGGACCGCGAAACTGTATAG GCATGCGACAAGGAATTTTGGTGTCCAAAATCGGTGTCGCCCTCCTAATTTCCAGATTTGAGGTTACACTTCTCAAAGATACTTCAGTGGAACTCGATCCAAAATCATATTTTACTACAATGAAAGGACgactttttttgaatataaaaaaaattgacacaaaTAAGTCGAATTAA